The following coding sequences lie in one Arachis hypogaea cultivar Tifrunner chromosome 9, arahy.Tifrunner.gnm2.J5K5, whole genome shotgun sequence genomic window:
- the LOC112711062 gene encoding uncharacterized protein isoform X4, translating to MVWVSALIFVGFILGVAAVLAAQALALFFILKRLRFKADRDQSRIAASQPPPAELDPLQSLDFVSKKQGVLWVLESEEVWRSWLDKPSKEQKRKRELLEVSPIKMYGQIKGQSLLLKESDGLQRTIELKGCTVQAVSASSFSSRKWAKRFPIKLESKGSAIYDGSKTLYIYLETSWEKEAWCKALHLVSCDQKDKIKWFSQLHEEFHNYLTSLNSVFHSFMKPSAGISVDTVERSSKPDSASSKVRQLLKKFSKRTSRVGLEHKSSSALLLGHDEKKYSEKLRAGQDAVLATGLMKNAPTGKHKSSLVVDDADAEEKFGIDEGTLCWNLLISRLFFDVKGNTELKKSIQSRIQRSLSNMRTPSYIGEVICTDINTGNVPPCIARMRVLPMELSEVWAFEVDIEYSGGVVVEIETRLEVGELETEDSNPEVSDGGAVPSDLLEGFEDLGKQLNLEERKNDLQEEKEDDDDWNTDVSKSFKKILSSSTGSRWKSILKSLAKQVSQVPLSLAIKVESLRGTLRLHVKPPPSDQLWYGFTSMPDIDFSLESSVGERKIASGHIASYLINRIKAGIWETLVLPNCESICIPWMLAEKNDWVPRTVAPFIWINQEFAVDSSNDSNNQPSGGVKANACTSSTGSDHKQQRPKIPKPSKEPTSKSSYSALPQSSSSQPSLESSRKLEELTTPLLENDKPQETRDSEPFGTPSQNDEDETSEHRMEDNSQIISVDRSLVAEKRNHSIEQDEGTPRKMGRRERMFDLRKKMGEKFEEKRRHLEEKSRHIVEKMRGP from the exons ATGGTGTGGGTATCTGCACTGATTTTTGTTGGCTTCATTCTTGGGGTTGCGGCGGTTCTTGCGGCCCAAGCTCTCGCACTCTTCTTCATCCTCAAACGACTGCGTTTTAAGGCCGATAGAGACCAATCCCGAATCGCTGCTTCCCAACCACCACCCGCTGAGCTCGATCCTCTCCAGTCTCTCGATTTCGTCTCCAAGAAGCAG GGTGTTCTATGGGTTCTAGAGTCAGAAGAAGTTTGGAGATCATGGCTGGATAAACCAtcaaaagaacaaaaaagaaaaagggagctCTTAGAGGTTTCCCCTATCAAAATGTATGGGCAGATCAAGGGTCAATCGCTTCTTCTAAAAGAGTCTGATGGTTTGCAGAGAACAATTGAACTCAAGGGCTGCACAGTTCAGGCTGTGTCAGCTTCAAGCTTTTCTTCAAGAAAATG GGCAAAAAGGTTCCCCATCAAATTAGAAAGTAAGGGCTCTGCAATATATGATGGAAGCAAAACCCTCTACATATATCTCGAAACTTCATGGGAGAAAGAAGCCTGGTGTAAAGCTCTCCATCTGGTTTCATGTGATCAAAAGGATAAAATCAAATGGTTCTCCCAGTTGCATGAAGAATTTCATAATTATTTAACATCCTTAAATTCTGTATTTCATTCTTTTATGAAACCATCAGCAGGAATAAGTGTTGATACGGTAGAAAGATCTAGTAAGCCTGATAGTGCTTCCTCAAAGGTTCGTCAACTTTTGAAGAAGTTTTCGAAAAGAACTTCCCGGGTTGGTTTGGAACATAAATCAAGTTCAGCTTTATTGTTAGGCCATGACGAAAAAAAGTACAGTGAGAAGCTTCGTGCTGGTCAAGATGCAGTTTTGGCCACTGGATTGATGAAAAATGCTCCAACAGGAAAGCATAAGAGTTCCTTGGTAGTAGATGATGCTGATGCTGAGGAGAAGTTTGGCATTGATGAGGGAACATTATGTTGGAATCTGTTGATTTCTCGACTATTTTTTGATGTCAAAGGAAACACAGAGTTGAAGAAATCGATTCAATCACGGATTCAG AGATCATTGTCCAATATGAGGACTCCCAGCTATATTGGTGAAGTCATCTGTACTGACATCAATACTGGGAATGTTCCACCTTGTATAGCTAGAATGAGGGTTCTTCCTATGGAACTGAGTGAGGTATGGGCCTTTGAAGTTGACATTGAATATTCTGGAGGTGTGGTGGTAGAGATCGAAACAAGGCTTGAAGTTGGCGAACTTGAAACAGAGGACTCAAATCCAGAGGTAAGTGATGGAGGAGCTGTCCCATCAGATCTTCTTGAAGGTTTTGAAGATTTAggaaaacaattgaatcttgaggAAAGAAAGAATGATTtacaagaggaaaaagaagacgATGATGATTGGAACACTG ATGTGTCTAAGAGCTTTAAGAAGATTTTGTCTTCCTCAACTGGTTCAAGATGGAAATCTATATTAAAGTCTCTTGCCAAACAGGTTTCACAG GTTCCGCTCTCTTTGGCAATAAAGGTAGAATCCCTCAGAGGGACATTGCGTTTGCATGTAAAGCCACCTCCGTCTGATCAACTCTGGTACGGTTTCACATCAATGCCAGATATTGATTTTAGCTTGGAGTCATCTGTTGGAGAACGTAAGATAGCTAGTGGGCACATTGCTTCGTACCTCATCAATAGAATAAAG GCAGGAATTTGGGAAACTTTAGTACTCCCCAATTGTGAATCCATTTGTATCCCATGGATGTTAGCAGAAAAGAATGATTGGGTTCCTCGCACTGTTGCTCCATTCATATGGATTAACCAAGAATTTGCGGTTGACAGTTCAAATGATAGCAATAATCAACCTTCTGGTGGAGTGAAAGCTAATGCATGTACTTCGAGTACTGGTTCGGACCACAAACAACAAAGGCCTAAAATTCCTAAACCTAGTAAAGAGCCGACCAGCAAATCATCATACTCTGCTCTTCCACAAAGTTCATCAAGCCAACCATCCCTGGAAAGCAGCAGAAAGTTGGAAGAATTGACAACGCCTTTATTAGAGAATGACAAACCACAAGAAACTAGAGACTCGGAGCCATTTGGAACACCTTCACAAAATGACGAAGACGAAACTAGTGAACATAGGATGGAGGATAACTCTCAGATCATATCAGTGGATAGAAGTTTGGTAGCTGAGAAACGCAATCATTCTATTGAGCAAGATGAGGGAACGCCAAGGAAAATGGGGAGAAGGGAAAGGATGTTTGATTTGCGGAAGAAGATGGGTGAGAAGTTCGAAGAGAAAAGGCGTCATCTTGAAGAGAAAAGCAGGCACATTGTTGAGAAGATGCGAGGACCATGA
- the LOC112711062 gene encoding uncharacterized protein isoform X1 yields the protein MTRCDCVSGRYCYCYCYCYCYVFLSSHNALPSFLPSFLPLCSVTHNNETKQLFFFIPFSIFQLPLSLSLEFNFSESLIQSKLWCQRQSESRMVWVSALIFVGFILGVAAVLAAQALALFFILKRLRFKADRDQSRIAASQPPPAELDPLQSLDFVSKKQGVLWVLESEEVWRSWLDKPSKEQKRKRELLEVSPIKMYGQIKGQSLLLKESDGLQRTIELKGCTVQAVSASSFSSRKWAKRFPIKLESKGSAIYDGSKTLYIYLETSWEKEAWCKALHLVSCDQKDKIKWFSQLHEEFHNYLTSLNSVFHSFMKPSAGISVDTVERSSKPDSASSKVRQLLKKFSKRTSRVGLEHKSSSALLLGHDEKKYSEKLRAGQDAVLATGLMKNAPTGKHKSSLVVDDADAEEKFGIDEGTLCWNLLISRLFFDVKGNTELKKSIQSRIQRSLSNMRTPSYIGEVICTDINTGNVPPCIARMRVLPMELSEVWAFEVDIEYSGGVVVEIETRLEVGELETEDSNPEVSDGGAVPSDLLEGFEDLGKQLNLEERKNDLQEEKEDDDDWNTADVSKSFKKILSSSTGSRWKSILKSLAKQVSQVPLSLAIKVESLRGTLRLHVKPPPSDQLWYGFTSMPDIDFSLESSVGERKIASGHIASYLINRIKAGIWETLVLPNCESICIPWMLAEKNDWVPRTVAPFIWINQEFAVDSSNDSNNQPSGGVKANACTSSTGSDHKQQRPKIPKPSKEPTSKSSYSALPQSSSSQPSLESSRKLEELTTPLLENDKPQETRDSEPFGTPSQNDEDETSEHRMEDNSQIISVDRSLVAEKRNHSIEQDEGTPRKMGRRERMFDLRKKMGEKFEEKRRHLEEKSRHIVEKMRGP from the exons ATGACTCGGTGCGACTGTGTCTCTGGCCGTTACTGTTACTGTTACTGTTATTGTTACTGTTACGTGTTTCTTTCTTCCCACAACGCgcttccttccttccttccttccttccttcctttGTGTTCTGTTACCCACAACAACGAAACAAAgcaactcttcttcttcattccattttccatcttccaacttcctctctctctctcacttgaATTTAACTTCTCAGAGTCTCTTATTCAATCCAAGCTCTGGTGTCAGCGTCAGTCAGAATCGAGAATGGTGTGGGTATCTGCACTGATTTTTGTTGGCTTCATTCTTGGGGTTGCGGCGGTTCTTGCGGCCCAAGCTCTCGCACTCTTCTTCATCCTCAAACGACTGCGTTTTAAGGCCGATAGAGACCAATCCCGAATCGCTGCTTCCCAACCACCACCCGCTGAGCTCGATCCTCTCCAGTCTCTCGATTTCGTCTCCAAGAAGCAG GGTGTTCTATGGGTTCTAGAGTCAGAAGAAGTTTGGAGATCATGGCTGGATAAACCAtcaaaagaacaaaaaagaaaaagggagctCTTAGAGGTTTCCCCTATCAAAATGTATGGGCAGATCAAGGGTCAATCGCTTCTTCTAAAAGAGTCTGATGGTTTGCAGAGAACAATTGAACTCAAGGGCTGCACAGTTCAGGCTGTGTCAGCTTCAAGCTTTTCTTCAAGAAAATG GGCAAAAAGGTTCCCCATCAAATTAGAAAGTAAGGGCTCTGCAATATATGATGGAAGCAAAACCCTCTACATATATCTCGAAACTTCATGGGAGAAAGAAGCCTGGTGTAAAGCTCTCCATCTGGTTTCATGTGATCAAAAGGATAAAATCAAATGGTTCTCCCAGTTGCATGAAGAATTTCATAATTATTTAACATCCTTAAATTCTGTATTTCATTCTTTTATGAAACCATCAGCAGGAATAAGTGTTGATACGGTAGAAAGATCTAGTAAGCCTGATAGTGCTTCCTCAAAGGTTCGTCAACTTTTGAAGAAGTTTTCGAAAAGAACTTCCCGGGTTGGTTTGGAACATAAATCAAGTTCAGCTTTATTGTTAGGCCATGACGAAAAAAAGTACAGTGAGAAGCTTCGTGCTGGTCAAGATGCAGTTTTGGCCACTGGATTGATGAAAAATGCTCCAACAGGAAAGCATAAGAGTTCCTTGGTAGTAGATGATGCTGATGCTGAGGAGAAGTTTGGCATTGATGAGGGAACATTATGTTGGAATCTGTTGATTTCTCGACTATTTTTTGATGTCAAAGGAAACACAGAGTTGAAGAAATCGATTCAATCACGGATTCAG AGATCATTGTCCAATATGAGGACTCCCAGCTATATTGGTGAAGTCATCTGTACTGACATCAATACTGGGAATGTTCCACCTTGTATAGCTAGAATGAGGGTTCTTCCTATGGAACTGAGTGAGGTATGGGCCTTTGAAGTTGACATTGAATATTCTGGAGGTGTGGTGGTAGAGATCGAAACAAGGCTTGAAGTTGGCGAACTTGAAACAGAGGACTCAAATCCAGAGGTAAGTGATGGAGGAGCTGTCCCATCAGATCTTCTTGAAGGTTTTGAAGATTTAggaaaacaattgaatcttgaggAAAGAAAGAATGATTtacaagaggaaaaagaagacgATGATGATTGGAACACTG CAGATGTGTCTAAGAGCTTTAAGAAGATTTTGTCTTCCTCAACTGGTTCAAGATGGAAATCTATATTAAAGTCTCTTGCCAAACAGGTTTCACAG GTTCCGCTCTCTTTGGCAATAAAGGTAGAATCCCTCAGAGGGACATTGCGTTTGCATGTAAAGCCACCTCCGTCTGATCAACTCTGGTACGGTTTCACATCAATGCCAGATATTGATTTTAGCTTGGAGTCATCTGTTGGAGAACGTAAGATAGCTAGTGGGCACATTGCTTCGTACCTCATCAATAGAATAAAG GCAGGAATTTGGGAAACTTTAGTACTCCCCAATTGTGAATCCATTTGTATCCCATGGATGTTAGCAGAAAAGAATGATTGGGTTCCTCGCACTGTTGCTCCATTCATATGGATTAACCAAGAATTTGCGGTTGACAGTTCAAATGATAGCAATAATCAACCTTCTGGTGGAGTGAAAGCTAATGCATGTACTTCGAGTACTGGTTCGGACCACAAACAACAAAGGCCTAAAATTCCTAAACCTAGTAAAGAGCCGACCAGCAAATCATCATACTCTGCTCTTCCACAAAGTTCATCAAGCCAACCATCCCTGGAAAGCAGCAGAAAGTTGGAAGAATTGACAACGCCTTTATTAGAGAATGACAAACCACAAGAAACTAGAGACTCGGAGCCATTTGGAACACCTTCACAAAATGACGAAGACGAAACTAGTGAACATAGGATGGAGGATAACTCTCAGATCATATCAGTGGATAGAAGTTTGGTAGCTGAGAAACGCAATCATTCTATTGAGCAAGATGAGGGAACGCCAAGGAAAATGGGGAGAAGGGAAAGGATGTTTGATTTGCGGAAGAAGATGGGTGAGAAGTTCGAAGAGAAAAGGCGTCATCTTGAAGAGAAAAGCAGGCACATTGTTGAGAAGATGCGAGGACCATGA
- the LOC112711062 gene encoding uncharacterized protein isoform X2, with product MVWVSALIFVGFILGVAAVLAAQALALFFILKRLRFKADRDQSRIAASQPPPAELDPLQSLDFVSKKQGVLWVLESEEVWRSWLDKPSKEQKRKRELLEVSPIKMYGQIKGQSLLLKESDGLQRTIELKGCTVQAVSASSFSSRKWAKRFPIKLESKGSAIYDGSKTLYIYLETSWEKEAWCKALHLVSCDQKDKIKWFSQLHEEFHNYLTSLNSVFHSFMKPSAGISVDTVERSSKPDSASSKVRQLLKKFSKRTSRVGLEHKSSSALLLGHDEKKYSEKLRAGQDAVLATGLMKNAPTGKHKSSLVVDDADAEEKFGIDEGTLCWNLLISRLFFDVKGNTELKKSIQSRIQQFRHGLVVIVHYLLISLWLLLESYIGEVICTDINTGNVPPCIARMRVLPMELSEVWAFEVDIEYSGGVVVEIETRLEVGELETEDSNPEVSDGGAVPSDLLEGFEDLGKQLNLEERKNDLQEEKEDDDDWNTADVSKSFKKILSSSTGSRWKSILKSLAKQVSQVPLSLAIKVESLRGTLRLHVKPPPSDQLWYGFTSMPDIDFSLESSVGERKIASGHIASYLINRIKAGIWETLVLPNCESICIPWMLAEKNDWVPRTVAPFIWINQEFAVDSSNDSNNQPSGGVKANACTSSTGSDHKQQRPKIPKPSKEPTSKSSYSALPQSSSSQPSLESSRKLEELTTPLLENDKPQETRDSEPFGTPSQNDEDETSEHRMEDNSQIISVDRSLVAEKRNHSIEQDEGTPRKMGRRERMFDLRKKMGEKFEEKRRHLEEKSRHIVEKMRGP from the exons ATGGTGTGGGTATCTGCACTGATTTTTGTTGGCTTCATTCTTGGGGTTGCGGCGGTTCTTGCGGCCCAAGCTCTCGCACTCTTCTTCATCCTCAAACGACTGCGTTTTAAGGCCGATAGAGACCAATCCCGAATCGCTGCTTCCCAACCACCACCCGCTGAGCTCGATCCTCTCCAGTCTCTCGATTTCGTCTCCAAGAAGCAG GGTGTTCTATGGGTTCTAGAGTCAGAAGAAGTTTGGAGATCATGGCTGGATAAACCAtcaaaagaacaaaaaagaaaaagggagctCTTAGAGGTTTCCCCTATCAAAATGTATGGGCAGATCAAGGGTCAATCGCTTCTTCTAAAAGAGTCTGATGGTTTGCAGAGAACAATTGAACTCAAGGGCTGCACAGTTCAGGCTGTGTCAGCTTCAAGCTTTTCTTCAAGAAAATG GGCAAAAAGGTTCCCCATCAAATTAGAAAGTAAGGGCTCTGCAATATATGATGGAAGCAAAACCCTCTACATATATCTCGAAACTTCATGGGAGAAAGAAGCCTGGTGTAAAGCTCTCCATCTGGTTTCATGTGATCAAAAGGATAAAATCAAATGGTTCTCCCAGTTGCATGAAGAATTTCATAATTATTTAACATCCTTAAATTCTGTATTTCATTCTTTTATGAAACCATCAGCAGGAATAAGTGTTGATACGGTAGAAAGATCTAGTAAGCCTGATAGTGCTTCCTCAAAGGTTCGTCAACTTTTGAAGAAGTTTTCGAAAAGAACTTCCCGGGTTGGTTTGGAACATAAATCAAGTTCAGCTTTATTGTTAGGCCATGACGAAAAAAAGTACAGTGAGAAGCTTCGTGCTGGTCAAGATGCAGTTTTGGCCACTGGATTGATGAAAAATGCTCCAACAGGAAAGCATAAGAGTTCCTTGGTAGTAGATGATGCTGATGCTGAGGAGAAGTTTGGCATTGATGAGGGAACATTATGTTGGAATCTGTTGATTTCTCGACTATTTTTTGATGTCAAAGGAAACACAGAGTTGAAGAAATCGATTCAATCACGGATTCAG CAATTCCGTCATGGACTTGTGGTCATAGTGCACTACTTGTTAATTTCATTATGGTTGCTGCTAGAGAG CTATATTGGTGAAGTCATCTGTACTGACATCAATACTGGGAATGTTCCACCTTGTATAGCTAGAATGAGGGTTCTTCCTATGGAACTGAGTGAGGTATGGGCCTTTGAAGTTGACATTGAATATTCTGGAGGTGTGGTGGTAGAGATCGAAACAAGGCTTGAAGTTGGCGAACTTGAAACAGAGGACTCAAATCCAGAGGTAAGTGATGGAGGAGCTGTCCCATCAGATCTTCTTGAAGGTTTTGAAGATTTAggaaaacaattgaatcttgaggAAAGAAAGAATGATTtacaagaggaaaaagaagacgATGATGATTGGAACACTG CAGATGTGTCTAAGAGCTTTAAGAAGATTTTGTCTTCCTCAACTGGTTCAAGATGGAAATCTATATTAAAGTCTCTTGCCAAACAGGTTTCACAG GTTCCGCTCTCTTTGGCAATAAAGGTAGAATCCCTCAGAGGGACATTGCGTTTGCATGTAAAGCCACCTCCGTCTGATCAACTCTGGTACGGTTTCACATCAATGCCAGATATTGATTTTAGCTTGGAGTCATCTGTTGGAGAACGTAAGATAGCTAGTGGGCACATTGCTTCGTACCTCATCAATAGAATAAAG GCAGGAATTTGGGAAACTTTAGTACTCCCCAATTGTGAATCCATTTGTATCCCATGGATGTTAGCAGAAAAGAATGATTGGGTTCCTCGCACTGTTGCTCCATTCATATGGATTAACCAAGAATTTGCGGTTGACAGTTCAAATGATAGCAATAATCAACCTTCTGGTGGAGTGAAAGCTAATGCATGTACTTCGAGTACTGGTTCGGACCACAAACAACAAAGGCCTAAAATTCCTAAACCTAGTAAAGAGCCGACCAGCAAATCATCATACTCTGCTCTTCCACAAAGTTCATCAAGCCAACCATCCCTGGAAAGCAGCAGAAAGTTGGAAGAATTGACAACGCCTTTATTAGAGAATGACAAACCACAAGAAACTAGAGACTCGGAGCCATTTGGAACACCTTCACAAAATGACGAAGACGAAACTAGTGAACATAGGATGGAGGATAACTCTCAGATCATATCAGTGGATAGAAGTTTGGTAGCTGAGAAACGCAATCATTCTATTGAGCAAGATGAGGGAACGCCAAGGAAAATGGGGAGAAGGGAAAGGATGTTTGATTTGCGGAAGAAGATGGGTGAGAAGTTCGAAGAGAAAAGGCGTCATCTTGAAGAGAAAAGCAGGCACATTGTTGAGAAGATGCGAGGACCATGA
- the LOC112711062 gene encoding uncharacterized protein isoform X3 — protein sequence MVWVSALIFVGFILGVAAVLAAQALALFFILKRLRFKADRDQSRIAASQPPPAELDPLQSLDFVSKKQGVLWVLESEEVWRSWLDKPSKEQKRKRELLEVSPIKMYGQIKGQSLLLKESDGLQRTIELKGCTVQAVSASSFSSRKWAKRFPIKLESKGSAIYDGSKTLYIYLETSWEKEAWCKALHLVSCDQKDKIKWFSQLHEEFHNYLTSLNSVFHSFMKPSAGISVDTVERSSKPDSASSKVRQLLKKFSKRTSRVGLEHKSSSALLLGHDEKKYSEKLRAGQDAVLATGLMKNAPTGKHKSSLVVDDADAEEKFGIDEGTLCWNLLISRLFFDVKGNTELKKSIQSRIQQFRHGLVVIVHYLLISLWLLLESYIGEVICTDINTGNVPPCIARMRVLPMELSEVWAFEVDIEYSGGVVVEIETRLEVGELETEDSNPEVSDGGAVPSDLLEGFEDLGKQLNLEERKNDLQEEKEDDDDWNTDVSKSFKKILSSSTGSRWKSILKSLAKQVSQVPLSLAIKVESLRGTLRLHVKPPPSDQLWYGFTSMPDIDFSLESSVGERKIASGHIASYLINRIKAGIWETLVLPNCESICIPWMLAEKNDWVPRTVAPFIWINQEFAVDSSNDSNNQPSGGVKANACTSSTGSDHKQQRPKIPKPSKEPTSKSSYSALPQSSSSQPSLESSRKLEELTTPLLENDKPQETRDSEPFGTPSQNDEDETSEHRMEDNSQIISVDRSLVAEKRNHSIEQDEGTPRKMGRRERMFDLRKKMGEKFEEKRRHLEEKSRHIVEKMRGP from the exons ATGGTGTGGGTATCTGCACTGATTTTTGTTGGCTTCATTCTTGGGGTTGCGGCGGTTCTTGCGGCCCAAGCTCTCGCACTCTTCTTCATCCTCAAACGACTGCGTTTTAAGGCCGATAGAGACCAATCCCGAATCGCTGCTTCCCAACCACCACCCGCTGAGCTCGATCCTCTCCAGTCTCTCGATTTCGTCTCCAAGAAGCAG GGTGTTCTATGGGTTCTAGAGTCAGAAGAAGTTTGGAGATCATGGCTGGATAAACCAtcaaaagaacaaaaaagaaaaagggagctCTTAGAGGTTTCCCCTATCAAAATGTATGGGCAGATCAAGGGTCAATCGCTTCTTCTAAAAGAGTCTGATGGTTTGCAGAGAACAATTGAACTCAAGGGCTGCACAGTTCAGGCTGTGTCAGCTTCAAGCTTTTCTTCAAGAAAATG GGCAAAAAGGTTCCCCATCAAATTAGAAAGTAAGGGCTCTGCAATATATGATGGAAGCAAAACCCTCTACATATATCTCGAAACTTCATGGGAGAAAGAAGCCTGGTGTAAAGCTCTCCATCTGGTTTCATGTGATCAAAAGGATAAAATCAAATGGTTCTCCCAGTTGCATGAAGAATTTCATAATTATTTAACATCCTTAAATTCTGTATTTCATTCTTTTATGAAACCATCAGCAGGAATAAGTGTTGATACGGTAGAAAGATCTAGTAAGCCTGATAGTGCTTCCTCAAAGGTTCGTCAACTTTTGAAGAAGTTTTCGAAAAGAACTTCCCGGGTTGGTTTGGAACATAAATCAAGTTCAGCTTTATTGTTAGGCCATGACGAAAAAAAGTACAGTGAGAAGCTTCGTGCTGGTCAAGATGCAGTTTTGGCCACTGGATTGATGAAAAATGCTCCAACAGGAAAGCATAAGAGTTCCTTGGTAGTAGATGATGCTGATGCTGAGGAGAAGTTTGGCATTGATGAGGGAACATTATGTTGGAATCTGTTGATTTCTCGACTATTTTTTGATGTCAAAGGAAACACAGAGTTGAAGAAATCGATTCAATCACGGATTCAG CAATTCCGTCATGGACTTGTGGTCATAGTGCACTACTTGTTAATTTCATTATGGTTGCTGCTAGAGAG CTATATTGGTGAAGTCATCTGTACTGACATCAATACTGGGAATGTTCCACCTTGTATAGCTAGAATGAGGGTTCTTCCTATGGAACTGAGTGAGGTATGGGCCTTTGAAGTTGACATTGAATATTCTGGAGGTGTGGTGGTAGAGATCGAAACAAGGCTTGAAGTTGGCGAACTTGAAACAGAGGACTCAAATCCAGAGGTAAGTGATGGAGGAGCTGTCCCATCAGATCTTCTTGAAGGTTTTGAAGATTTAggaaaacaattgaatcttgaggAAAGAAAGAATGATTtacaagaggaaaaagaagacgATGATGATTGGAACACTG ATGTGTCTAAGAGCTTTAAGAAGATTTTGTCTTCCTCAACTGGTTCAAGATGGAAATCTATATTAAAGTCTCTTGCCAAACAGGTTTCACAG GTTCCGCTCTCTTTGGCAATAAAGGTAGAATCCCTCAGAGGGACATTGCGTTTGCATGTAAAGCCACCTCCGTCTGATCAACTCTGGTACGGTTTCACATCAATGCCAGATATTGATTTTAGCTTGGAGTCATCTGTTGGAGAACGTAAGATAGCTAGTGGGCACATTGCTTCGTACCTCATCAATAGAATAAAG GCAGGAATTTGGGAAACTTTAGTACTCCCCAATTGTGAATCCATTTGTATCCCATGGATGTTAGCAGAAAAGAATGATTGGGTTCCTCGCACTGTTGCTCCATTCATATGGATTAACCAAGAATTTGCGGTTGACAGTTCAAATGATAGCAATAATCAACCTTCTGGTGGAGTGAAAGCTAATGCATGTACTTCGAGTACTGGTTCGGACCACAAACAACAAAGGCCTAAAATTCCTAAACCTAGTAAAGAGCCGACCAGCAAATCATCATACTCTGCTCTTCCACAAAGTTCATCAAGCCAACCATCCCTGGAAAGCAGCAGAAAGTTGGAAGAATTGACAACGCCTTTATTAGAGAATGACAAACCACAAGAAACTAGAGACTCGGAGCCATTTGGAACACCTTCACAAAATGACGAAGACGAAACTAGTGAACATAGGATGGAGGATAACTCTCAGATCATATCAGTGGATAGAAGTTTGGTAGCTGAGAAACGCAATCATTCTATTGAGCAAGATGAGGGAACGCCAAGGAAAATGGGGAGAAGGGAAAGGATGTTTGATTTGCGGAAGAAGATGGGTGAGAAGTTCGAAGAGAAAAGGCGTCATCTTGAAGAGAAAAGCAGGCACATTGTTGAGAAGATGCGAGGACCATGA